CTATTCTGAGACATCTCTTAAGCTCCCCAGGTTGACATTTCGCATTAACACATCTTCCTGCCGACGAACCCACAAATACATTTGAATATGCCACTGAAAGATTTTTAGGGTGCCTCCTCCAAAAATCCCAGAAATAGGTCGATAGAGTACTAAGGGGGGCAGAGGTGATGAACCCAGGTAAACTAACACTTTATGCGCGTATATTTCTTTTGATCTCAAGTCTTTCGCTCGCCCAGTGCAGCAGTGATTCCGGAATTAGCAGCAAAGTTGATTTCGATAATAACCCCAAACAACCAGTTGTTATTGACACTGACTTCATTATCAAGCGAGACGATGGCGATGGCGATCCTACCACTTTCGAAACCGAAACCATAACGGGACCTTGGTTTTTGTTTGGCTACACAGTCAAAAATGGCTCAAGTAAAACAATCACAATCGTCAATTTTAAACTTCTTATCACCGGGAAGAAGGCGGGGCTTGACGTGGAAATTGAAAAGGAATTGTCTCTGAAAGACCTCGGTGACAACGTGACCTTTTTGGAAGAAATTGCCCCAGGGAGTTCAGCTAGCAATTATGTAAATTATCGATGGTATATTGGAGGCCTTCCAGAAATCGACAACTTTGCCTACTCGGTGAAGGTAACGGTACAAGGATGGGTCGGAAAATCGACAGAACCAGAGGAACGCCTTACTGGGTCCTGGTCTTTCACAACTGAATAACCCAAGTGAAGAAGAAATTCATCTCATCATTTATCTCATCCGATTGCGAAATTCATCCTGTCGCATACCTATGATGTTTCGATGTCTCCCTGTTTACCCTGCTCTCCAAAGTTAATCACTCGCGGGGTTAGAAAAATCAGTAATTCGTTTTTCTGAGAATCTCGCTGACGATACTTGAAAAGCCAACCGAGCACAGGGATGTCCTTCAAAACAGGCACACCCGTCTCGCCTTGTGAGGCATCACTTTGATAAACACCGCCAATCACAGCGGTCTGTCCATTGTCGACCAACACTTTCGTTTTTGCCTCCCGAGTATTGATCGCTCTCGCCAATGATTCTGGGTCTACAATCCCTGTCGCAAACTGACGCTTGACGAGAACAGAAAGAATAACGCTTCCTGCAGCGGTGATTTGGGGTGTGACGGTCAAATTAAGAGTAACTGGATTTCTTTCTATAGAAGACTTCTTGTTTCCTGTTGGATCTGTGACCGTAGATCTTGTTAATACCTGTCCCTCTTGAGTGATCTGGGCGGATTCCTTGTTGAGTGTTACAATGCGAGGAGATGAAAGTATCTTAATCGTTGATTCTGTTTCGGCAAGAGATAAGACAGCCCCCAATTCGCCAAGAAAATCAAGTCGACCAACAGTTAGGTCTAAAGCCAATGGATTACCTAGCAGTGAAGCTCGGCTAATTGGGTTGATGCTCAAGCCAGCTCTTAAGTCCAAAGGTCCCCCATTGGCTCCACCGCTAGGGCTGAGGTTCACCTTCTCGCCATCAAAACTCCAGTTAACTCCGACACTCCTCTGAAACTCTTCGGTGGCTTCTACAATCTTTCCCTCAATCATCACTTGAAGCGGAGGAACATCAAGACTTTTAACCAACTTTGTAATTCGGTTTATGATTTCGTCTGTATCAGTAACAATGAGCGAACTTGTACGATTATCGAAAGCGATTTTCCCTCGTTTATCGGAGAGAAATGGTCCCAATTGCTTTGTCAAATTGTCAACATCAGCATAACTAACCGGAATAACTTTTACGCGGACCGGAGTGAGAGATTTTTGAGTTTCGAGAATAGATCGAGATGAGTCCGCCTCGGCCTGTAAAGTTACCAAGGTAGAAATACGAATAACGTTTCCCTGACGAATATATCCCAACCGCTTCGATCGCATGATTGTCACAAGGGCTTGGTCCCATGGAACCTGGCGCAATTTCAATGAAATTGTGCCACTGACGTCATCTGAGATAATCATATTCACACCTGAATATTCGGCGATAAAGTTCAGCGCATCACGAACATCGGCGTCTTTGGTTTGGATAGAGAGACGTCTGCCATAAAACCTATTGTCTCCCGAAAAATACTCTTCCAAAGATTTTGCCCCGAGCGTTTTCTCGTCCCGCTCAGCTTTTTGAACATCATAAGACGATTCCTGTGCTTCCTTTTCTTCTGCGGTTTCCGCATCTTCGGGATTAACAGCATCTCCCGCCTCGGCATCGTCGACAGATGCCGCCAAATTATCAGAGGTTGGAGGTAAAACCAGGATGGAATTCCCTTCTCTCTGAACGAGAGCCTTTCCCGGATTTCGCATCTGCACAACAATCCTTGCCGTTGAAGAGCCCTCTGATTGGTAGGCATTTATCGCTGCAAACTCTCCCTCAAACTCTTTCATAATGTAGGGGCGTTTGAGCCGACTTGGGAGGTTTACGTTGGCAATCTCCAAGACAAACTGATTTGTGGATTCGTTCACCCGAGTTTTATACTTCGCCGGCCCAGTGGCATCAACAACGACTGTTCCACCTGCCTGATTGGCTAAAAATTTAATATCAGAAATAGAAATCCTGCTCTTATTGCTTGTGCCTTCCAAAGGCTCACCTTCGTTACTCGAAGACTCAACTGGAAGTTTTTCAGACGCAATTCCTTGCGGCTCGTCTGGAGCATTTGAAAAAGGGTCTTCTCCTTTTTCGCTCGTATTATCGAGCTCACCATCACCGACCTTCAAATCATTTTTCGCAAATTCTTCATCTTTAAACTCGCTCGAACCTGAGTCCTCGTCAGATGGCGTATCGCTATCAAGCTCATTGGCAACATCATTGTCCTCTATGCCCTCTTTGGCCTTATCGGACGCAAGGCCTGTTGAAGGGTCATCGCCATCTTCCCCGGAAGTAAAATCATCTCCACCTGAATCGAGAGCAAGATCATCTGAACTCGAGGTACTCTTCGGCGATGTCGTGGTACATGAGACCAAACATGAAAGAGCCAACAAAAAAACTAAGAGGCATTTCAATTTTAACTGTATCATCCCTGACACCCCTCTTATCTGTAACAGACTATCTGGAAATTTTCATCACTGTCGTTGTATAAATCACTTCATCCTCTTTGCGAGTGGCCTCAACGATCACAACCTCTCCTTCACGAATCATAGCAATATAACCGTTGTTTCGGCCAATCCTTTCGTTCTTACCTATGATATGAACCGTATTCGTTGGATCAAGGAACATCGCCCGGGGTGATCCAACGTCCCAGATAATTCCCACCAGATGGATCTCATTGAGATCAAATCTCTGCAAAGGAAGCAGAGGGCCTTGCATCTCCCCCTGATCGATCGAATCAATCTCGACGTAGGGCTTGAATGGATCCTTCCGGTTTTTCGGGTCATATATGAAGGGCTCCAGAAAGGTTTG
This region of Bdellovibrionales bacterium genomic DNA includes:
- the pilQ gene encoding type IV pilus secretin PilQ, producing the protein MIQLKLKCLLVFLLALSCLVSCTTTSPKSTSSSDDLALDSGGDDFTSGEDGDDPSTGLASDKAKEGIEDNDVANELDSDTPSDEDSGSSEFKDEEFAKNDLKVGDGELDNTSEKGEDPFSNAPDEPQGIASEKLPVESSSNEGEPLEGTSNKSRISISDIKFLANQAGGTVVVDATGPAKYKTRVNESTNQFVLEIANVNLPSRLKRPYIMKEFEGEFAAINAYQSEGSSTARIVVQMRNPGKALVQREGNSILVLPPTSDNLAASVDDAEAGDAVNPEDAETAEEKEAQESSYDVQKAERDEKTLGAKSLEEYFSGDNRFYGRRLSIQTKDADVRDALNFIAEYSGVNMIISDDVSGTISLKLRQVPWDQALVTIMRSKRLGYIRQGNVIRISTLVTLQAEADSSRSILETQKSLTPVRVKVIPVSYADVDNLTKQLGPFLSDKRGKIAFDNRTSSLIVTDTDEIINRITKLVKSLDVPPLQVMIEGKIVEATEEFQRSVGVNWSFDGEKVNLSPSGGANGGPLDLRAGLSINPISRASLLGNPLALDLTVGRLDFLGELGAVLSLAETESTIKILSSPRIVTLNKESAQITQEGQVLTRSTVTDPTGNKKSSIERNPVTLNLTVTPQITAAGSVILSVLVKRQFATGIVDPESLARAINTREAKTKVLVDNGQTAVIGGVYQSDASQGETGVPVLKDIPVLGWLFKYRQRDSQKNELLIFLTPRVINFGEQGKQGDIETS
- a CDS encoding pilus assembly protein PilP; its protein translation is MTGTIRYFSVGLVGFGLAIYLASQFITPSFSQNPPPSSKGSDTTPNSGGPANLTTNPNSTTTASPDGSIKPTQSSAGAPAPDGSPPVDPAVPTQTGGENEEKAPVPRFTDFQTFLEPFIYDPKNRKDPFKPYVEIDSIDQGEMQGPLLPLQRFDLNEIHLVGIIWDVGSPRAMFLDPTNTVHIIGKNERIGRNNGYIAMIREGEVVIVEATRKEDEVIYTTTVMKISR